Genomic DNA from Verrucomicrobiia bacterium:
GGCCAAAACGATTTAAACCAAGCATAAAGAAAGCCGCGAAATAAAATTTCTTCCGATAAAGGCGCTAAAATCACCGCCAATAAAAAAAACCGAACTATTTCATCACGATTTTTTAATTCAATAAAATCTTTCAATAACAACTGCGGCTCCCAAGGAATTCCTAAAAACCGACATGCCCACTCTGAAACAACCGCGCCCAATCCCACCAAAGGAAGCGCAACAAAATAAGCAGCTAAAGGAACCAAAACACACAAAAATAAGGAACTCTTAGCCAAACCCAAAGCAGCAATAGGTTGTCGTCCCGCCAACCAGCATCCCACCAAACTTGCTGCGACCATTGCTACAGAAAAAAAATTCACTCCCCCGCCCAATAGAATCAAACACAAGACAATCAAAAAACCACCCAACGCCAATCGATCCAAAGATAAGGGAACAACCTGATTCAAATGCCAATCCAATTTTTTCTGTTGCGATTCCACGTGCAGCGAGCGTGCTTCTTAATTCGCCAACCAATGCGGCGACAAATAATAAGCCTTTCCCGGCTCTAACGCATAGCGATCAAGAGACCAGTTAAGCTCTACTTTCGTTGAGGAAGCCGAGCCAAAAAAGTTAAAAACTCGTCGCCAATCAAAAGGAGTCATATAACGCACGACACGAGCTTCGCGCACATTGGCAAGTTGTTTTGCCTTAATTACTGCATCTTCAAAATAACCTAATTGATCCACAAACTTTTCTTTAAGCGCCATCGGACCCGACAAAATTCGGCCATCCGCCACGCCTGTCTTCAATTTTTCCACATCCAACTTTCTTTCCTTAGCCACAATTGAAACAAAACGATCGTAAGTTTCCATGATAAAATCCTGAACATATTGCAACTCCTCAGGCGTTGGCTCCCGACTGCCGGAAAGCATATCCTTAA
This window encodes:
- a CDS encoding CPBP family intramembrane metalloprotease; the encoded protein is MESQQKKLDWHLNQVVPLSLDRLALGGFLIVLCLILLGGGVNFFSVAMVAASLVGCWLAGRQPIAALGLAKSSLFLCVLVPLAAYFVALPLVGLGAVVSEWACRFLGIPWEPQLLLKDFIELKNRDEIVRFFLLAVILAPLSEEILFRGFLYAWFKSFWPRWLALFITAILFSAMHQHLPVFLPLMFLGIFLGLLYELTGSLWTNIGLHALFNAVTLTVAMNYPDLVAVIGR